ACGCGCTCATGAAGCTCGCCGATGCGGTAGACGCGGACCTGGACGCCTTCGCCCGCGCCGAGAGCATCGATAGCGGCAAGCCGATCTCGGTCGCTCAATCGATCGACATCCCCCGGGCCGTGCGGAACCTGCGTTTCTTCGCGACGGCGGCGGCGCAGTTCGCCAGCGAGAGCCACGACGTGCCGGGCCAGATGCTCGGCTACACGCTGCGGCGGCCCAAGGGCGTCGTTGGGGCCATCAGCCCGTGGAACCTGCCGCTGTACCTGCTGACCTGGAAGATCGCGCCGGCCCTGGCGGCCGGGTGCACCGTGGTGGCCAAGCCCAGCGAGCTGACACCGACGACCGCGAGCATGCTCGGCGAACGGGCGGCCAAGGTGCTGCCGCCGGGCGTGCTCAACATCGTGCACGGCTACGGCGAGCCCGCGGGCGCGAGCATTGTGCAGCATCCGGGCGTCGCGGCGGTGACGTTCACGGGTTCGACGAAGGTTGGCCGGTGGATCGGCAAGGTGTGCGGCGAGTCGCTCAAGCCCTGCTCGCTCGAGCTGGGCGGCAAGAACGCGTTCGTGGTCTTCGATGATGCCGACGTCGAGCAGGCCAGCGCGACGGCCATCCGGGCGGCGTTCAGCAACCAGGGCCAGATCTGTTTGTGCGGCTCGCGCGTGCTGGTGCAGGCGGGGGTGTACGACCGCGTCGTCTCGGCGCTCGTGGAGGGCGCGAAGGGGCTCAAGCCGGGCGACCCGCTCGAGGGCGACACCCGCTTCGGCGCCCTCGTCAGCCACGACCATCGCGACAAGGTGGCCGGGTACGTCGAGCGGGCGTTGGGGGATGGGGCGCGTGTGCTCGCCGGTGGCAGGACGCCCGATTCGGCGCCCGATCGCGTGAAGAACGGCGCGTTCTACCTGCCCACGGTCCTCGACGACGTTCGGCAGGACTGCCAGATCATCCAGGAAGAGGTCTTCGGCCCGGTCTGCACCTTGCAGCGGTTCGAGACCGAGGCCGAGGCGATCGAGCTGGCCAACGGCACGCCCTATGGCCTGGCCGCCAGCGTGTGGACCAAGGACCTCGCCCGCGCCCACCGCGCGAGCGCGGCGCTCCAGGCCGGCATCGTGTGGGTCAATTGCTGGATGCTCCGCGACCTGCGCACCCCCTTCGGCGGCGTCAAGCAATCGGGCGTCGGCCGCGAGGGCGGCTGGGAGGCCATGCGTTTCTTCACCGAGCCCAAGAGCGTCACCATCAACACGGGTGGGTAACTCATGTCTGACTCGATCTCAACCGATGCCGCTCCCAAGCCCGTCGGGGCGTATCCGCACGCCCGCCGCGTTGGCGACCTCCTGTTCTGCTCGGGCGTCGGCCCGCGGGCGCCTGGTGATAGCTCCGTGCCGGGCGTGACGCTCGACGACGCGGGCGAGCTGGTCGACTACGACTTCGAGGCCCAGTGCCGGGCGTGCTTCGAGAACATCCGCGCCGTCGTCGAGGCCGGCGGGGCGAGGTTCCAGGACATCGTCGACGTGCAGGTCTACCTGACCGACATCCCGCGGGACTTCAAGGCCTTCAACGCGCTCTGGAAGGAGTACTTCGCCGGCGAAGGGAAACCGAATCCCTGCCGCACGACCATCGAGGTCAGCCGCCTGCCGCAGGGGGGGAACGCCCCGATCGCCGTGGAGTTGAAAGTGGTGGCCGCCCTGCGCCGATGACCGATACCCTCGGCCATGCCCGCAACGACGACCACCGCCACCACCCTCGCCCTCGACACCGCTCGCTGCCTGAGCACCGCCGTGCACGACCACGGGCTGGACCCCGACGTGCTGGCCCCGGGCGGTCCTGCGGCCGCAGCGGCGGTGGTGCTGACCCAGCGGCTGGAGACCAGCCGCGGCACGGGCTGGGAGCGATGGCGGCTGCTGGCCGAGGGGGCGATGCGTGAGGAGCACGTCAAGGCCGTCAAGGCGATCGCCAAGAAGTACGCGGGCCAGCTCGACAACGTCGTGGTGCTGGGCATCGGCGGCTCGGCCTTGGGCAACATCGCGCTCCAGAGCGCGCTCAACCCGCTGACGCACAACCTGGCGAAGGACCGGACGCACCCGAGGCTCTTCGTGCTCGACAACGCCGATCCGATCCCCTTCCACCAGACGCTGGGTTTCATAACAAATGAGGACCCCAAGTTCGACCGCACGCTGTTCGTGGTGATCAGTAAGAGCGGCGAGACGGCCGAGACGGCGGCGCAGTTCCTGATCGTGCGCGACATGCTGCAAAAGGCCCGGGGCGATGGGCACGTCGATCGCTTGATCGCCGTCACCGACCCCGAGAAGGGCACCATGCGCCGCTTGTGCGATGCGGCGGGCTACGAGACGCTGCCCGTGCCCGAGGGCGTGGGGGGCCGATTCAGCGCGCTCAGCCCGGTGGGGTTGATCAGTTGCGCCCTGTGCGGCATCGACATCGACGCCCTGCTCGATGGCGCCGCCGCAATGGAGCAGGCGTGCCGGAGCGAAGACCTGCACGCCAACCCCGCCGCCATGCTCGCCACCGTGCTTGTTGAGCTCGGCCAGCGGCAGGGCAAGACGGTGCACGTCATGATGCCCTACGCCAACCAGCTCTACCTCATGGCCGACTGGTGGCGGCAGCTCTGGGCCGAGAGCCTGGGCAAGATCGTCAAGGGCGTGCAAGGCGTGACGTACGCCGGCTTCACGCCCGTCAAGGCCCTGGGCGCGACCGACCAGCACAGCCAGGTGCAGCTCTATCGCGAGGGGCCCAACGACAAGGCGATCATCTTCCTGGAGGTCGAGAAGTTCGCCACCGACGTGGCCATCCCCGCCGGCCTGGGCGAGGACGCGCTGGCGTACCTCGAAGGCTCCAGCCTCGCCACCCTCCTGAGCGCCGAGAAGAAGGCCACCGAGTTCGCGCTCACCGAGAGCCGCCGCCCCAACCTGACCATCAAGTTCCCCGAGGTCACCCCCCACACCGTCGGCCAGTTCATGATGCTCTGGCAGATCGCCACCGCCTACGCGGGGCTCATGTTGGGCGTCGACGCGTACGACCAGCCGGCCGTCGAGCTCGGCAAGAAGGCGACGTTTGCGTTGATGGGCAAGCCGGGGTTTGAAGAACTCGCCGAGCGGCTGAAGTCATAGCCTCCGGGCATGACCCCGCACACCCTCCACACGCTCGCCGACCTGCCCTCCGACCAACCCATGCCCCTCATCGACCGCCGCCGCATCATGGGCGGGCGGATGATGATCAGCGAGGTTGTGCTGCACCCGGGCTTCGAGGTCGCCAGCCACAGCCACGAGAACGAGCAGATGGTCGTGATGCTCGAGGGCCGGGCTGAGTTCACGATTGGAGGCACGGAAGGCGGCGACGGCGAGAAGGTCATCGTCTCGGCCGGGCAGGTGCTCGAGCTGCCGCCCAACCTGCCCCACGCGTGCAGGGCGCTCGAGCGGTGCCGCATCCTCGACCTGTTCAGCCCGGTGAGCGAGAAGACCGGCGTGGACGCGGGCTCGTGATCGCCTAGGGGCTTCCCGCCCCTGCGGAGGCCCGGCCCCGCCCGCGCATCCCTATCGTGGACCATGACCACGCTCACCAACCCACTCGCCCGCCTCGCGGCTCTGCTGCTGGCGGTCGCCGTCGCCGTTCCGGCCCTCTCGCAGGACGACCAGGCCCGGGGCGGCCCCCAGTTCGACCCGGCCGAGAAGCTCCCCGAAGACCCGCGCCTCGTCCGCGGCACGCTCGACAACGGGCTCGAGTACGTCATCGTGCCCAACGCCGAGCCGCCCGAGCGGGTCGAACTCTGGCTGCACGTGCACTCGGGCTCGCTGAACGAGGAGGACGACCAGCGCGGGCTGGCCCACTTCCTCGAGCACCTGGCCTTCGCCGGCAGCACGAACTTTCCCCCCGGCACGGTGCGCCCGTTCTTCGAGAACATGGGGATGAGCTTCGGCCGCCACCAGAACGCCGTCACCGGCTTCGACCGCACGGGCTACACCATCAGCCTGCCCGATACCGAACCCGCGTCGATCGACGCGGGGCTACTGTTCCTTAGCGACGTGGCCAGCAACCTGCTGCTGCCCGAGAGCGGCATCGAGCAGGAGCGCAAGATCATCCTCGAGGAACGCCGCGCTTCGCTCTCGCCCCAGCAGCGCGTGCTCTACGACCTCATCGAACGCATCGCCCCCGAGAGCGAGTTCGGCCGGCGCATCCCCATCGGCACCGAGGAAGTGCTGACGACCGCCGGCCTGGAGCCCATCAAGCGCTACTACGACACCTGGTACGTGCCCAGCAACATGACGCTGCTCATCGTCGGCGACGTCATGCCGCAGGACCTGACCGGCACCATCGAGGAACTCTTCGACCAGGGCGAACTGGTCGAGCGCCCCGAGCCGCGCGACGCCGGGGTGGCGCCCACGCAGGGCCGCCGCGCCATCGTCGCCAGCGACCCCGAAGAGACCCGCGAAGAGGTCGCCATCAACTTCATCGGCGTGCCCGGCGGTCCGACGACCACCATCGGCCAGTACCGCGAAGATCTGGTGCGTTCGCTTGCAACCGCCATGATGAACGACCGGCTGGGCGAGGGCGTGCAGAACGGCGAGCTCACCATGCTGGGCGGCAGCGTCAGCACGGGCGACTTCGCCGGGGCCATCCAGTGGACGCAGGCCACCGGCCGCAGCGAGAACGGCCGCTGGAAGGACGTGCTGAAGGAGATCGGCCGCGAGGTCCGCCGCGCGACCATCCACGGCTTCACCCGGCCCGAGCTCGAGGACGCCAAGCGGCGGCTGCTGTCCAGCGCCGAGCGGGCGGTCGAGGGCGAGGCGACCCGGCCCAGCCGGCTGCTCCGCGGCGCGGTGGTCGAGTCGATCGCCAGCGGCGAGCCGTTCATGAGCGTCGCGCAACAACTCGAGCTGCTCCGCGAGCTGCTGCCCACCGTCACGCTGGAAGAAACCAACGCCGACTTCAGAGACGTCTTCGCCTTCGACGACGCCGTCTTCACGCTGCAGACGCGCGAAGACGAGAACACGCCAACCGAGAGCGAACTCCTGGCCGCCGGCAACGCGGCCCTCGCGGCAGAGCCGGAGGCCTACCGCGCCCAGGCCCGCGCCGAATCGCTGCTCGACGAAACCCCCGCCCCCGGCGGCATCGCCGAGAAGACCACCCACGAGGACACCGGCGTCACCAGCCTGTGGCTCGAGAACGGCGTGCGCGTGCACATCAAGCGCATGACCGAACGCCAGGGCGAGGTGCTGGGCTCGATCCACGTCTACGGCGGGCTCGTGCACGAGGGGCCCGAGACCCGCGGGCTGACCGACGCGGCGACCACCGCGCTGGCGCGCCCCGCCGGCGGGGGGCTCAGCTCCACGCAGATCGACGATCTGACCACCGGCTGGAAGGCCCGCGTCCGCGGCGGGTCCGACGCCGACGGGCTGACTGTGGGCTTCTCCACCACGCCCGACGAACTCGAGAACGCCCTGACGCTCAGCCACCTGCTGCTGACCGACCCCATGGTCGAGGACGCGGCGATCGAGCAGTGGCGCCGCGGGCAGCTCCGCACGCTCGAGATGCTCGAGACCATGCCCCAGGGCGCGGCCCTCAAGGCCGTCATCGAGGCGATGTACCCCGCCGAGGACACCCGCCCGGGCCTGGTGCCCAAGGACAGGATCGAGGCGATCGAAACCGCCGCCGCGCAGGCCTGGCTCGACGAGCAGCTGAGCGGCCCCATCGAGCTGGCGATCGTGGGCGACCTGGACGTCGACGAAACCATCGAGCTGGTGCAAACCTACCTGGGCTCGCTCGAGTCGCGGCCGCGCGTGTCGAACCGGACCAACTGGCAGGCCCGGCAGATGGACCGCCCGCAGGGCCCCATCGAGCTCTTGAAGGAGCCCAAGGTCTCCACGCCCCAGGCCTACGTCATCGCCGGCTACTACGGCGCCAACGAGTGGGACACGCGCGATGTCCGGGCCCTGCGCCTGGCCGCGCGCGTGCTCAACAGCCGCATGATCGATCGCATCCGCGAAGAGCTCGGCCTTGCTTACAGCCCCAGCGTCAGCCACCGGACGGCCCGGACATGGCCGGGCTTCGGCCTGCTCAGCGTCCAGACGACGACGGACCCCGCCCGGGCCGAGGAACTGGCCGGCGAGGTCAAGGCGATGTACGAGGCCTTCGCCAGCGAGGGCCCGACCGAAGAAGAGCTCGCCATCGCCGTCGAGCAATTGCGCAACGTGCACGACGAGACGGTGCGCAACCCCTCGGCGTGGCTGCGCGAGCTGCGCACGCTGACGTACCTGGGCGGCTCGCTGGACGAGATGGCGAAGGAGCGCGAGGCCCTGGGCTCGTTCACCCCCGCCGAGCTGCGCGACGTGTTCGCCCGCTACGCGGTGGAGGATGGGCGGATGAGGATCATCGTAAAGCCGGCCGAGGGTGACTCGGCTGCGCTGGAGGAAGAGGCGCGGGCATCGCAAGGTGGAGAGGACGGCGGCTGACGAGCGGGCGTGCGTTCCCGCCATCGGCTTGTCGCAGGAAAATGAACCGTCGCCGCCCACCGGCCGATTCGCGTGGCGCCCCGACCGGTGGGCGAGCGAGCGGTTCCTCCCTCTGTTGGAAGCTTACCCCAAAAAGGTCCGAACGCGACACCAACTTTTGTGAATATTTGGTGAAGGGCCAGTAGATCCCCTTGTCGGCCTGGGGACTCCTGCCTATGCGGGCCCGCGCCGCGCTCAGCGAGCCAGCTGCCGCTAGGGGCAGCCCGCGTCGAAGGCGTTCTGGAAGGCCAGGAAGTCGAAGATGGTCAGTTCGCCGTCGCCGTCGAAGTCGGCCTGGCACGCATGGGCGAAGATGAGCTGGGCGTCGCCGCCGGCCACGCCGTCGCGGTCGCCGTCGAGGGCCTCGCCGGTGGCGATGCTGCGCACGCTATCGGCGATGGTGACGGTGTAGGCGTCGCCGTCGAGGGGCGCACCCAGGCCGATGAGCATGAACTGGCTGCCCGAGCCCGACGCGTCGAAGGCGACGGGGTTGCCATCGCCGTCGATGATCGTCACGTCGGCGTCGTCGAAGCTGACCGGCTCGTTGAAGATGATGCGCAAACTCGTGACGGGCGCTCCGGTCAGCGTCGAGCGGGCGGGCACCGACGGGCTCGTCTCGATGACCACGGGGCCCGGCTCGATGCCGCTCTGACGAATGAGCCAGACGCCGAAGTTGTCGGAAACATACATGCTCTGACCATCGGGGCTGATGCTCAGCGCGTCGATGTCGGTGAAGCCGGTCGCCCACGTCGTGTGGGTGCCGTCTGGTTCGACGGTCTGAACTTCATCGGTGAGCGTTTCGGTCACGTAGAGCAGGCCCCCAGACGGCCCCGCAAGAAGGCCGTCGGTCGCGAGGGCGAGATCGCCGTACCGCCGCAGCGACCAAGAGACCGGGCCGTAGATCGCGCGATAGCTGCCGCCGCCGTCGACGTCGCGCAGCTCGTAGATAGCCGTTCGGCTGTCGGTGTTGTCGGTATCTGCCAGCAGGACGCCTCCGCCATACCTGCCACTGAGATCGACCTGCATCCCCACAACGTCGGTATCCGAGCGAGACGCGGGGACTGAATCGGGATCGACGACCGAGACCGCGTAGCCCGTGTCCATCCTTGCGAGCTTCGTTCCGTTGGTGGCGTCTGCGTCCAGAAGAACCGCACCCACCGGATTGCCCGCCTGC
This is a stretch of genomic DNA from Phycisphaerales bacterium. It encodes these proteins:
- a CDS encoding aldehyde dehydrogenase gives rise to the protein MSTSTASTATHLANWIGGQPRPASGGATIDNVDPATGQTIGTIPASTEADVDAAVEAATGAFDAWASLDGEARCDALMKLADAVDADLDAFARAESIDSGKPISVAQSIDIPRAVRNLRFFATAAAQFASESHDVPGQMLGYTLRRPKGVVGAISPWNLPLYLLTWKIAPALAAGCTVVAKPSELTPTTASMLGERAAKVLPPGVLNIVHGYGEPAGASIVQHPGVAAVTFTGSTKVGRWIGKVCGESLKPCSLELGGKNAFVVFDDADVEQASATAIRAAFSNQGQICLCGSRVLVQAGVYDRVVSALVEGAKGLKPGDPLEGDTRFGALVSHDHRDKVAGYVERALGDGARVLAGGRTPDSAPDRVKNGAFYLPTVLDDVRQDCQIIQEEVFGPVCTLQRFETEAEAIELANGTPYGLAASVWTKDLARAHRASAALQAGIVWVNCWMLRDLRTPFGGVKQSGVGREGGWEAMRFFTEPKSVTINTGG
- a CDS encoding RidA family protein translates to MSDSISTDAAPKPVGAYPHARRVGDLLFCSGVGPRAPGDSSVPGVTLDDAGELVDYDFEAQCRACFENIRAVVEAGGARFQDIVDVQVYLTDIPRDFKAFNALWKEYFAGEGKPNPCRTTIEVSRLPQGGNAPIAVELKVVAALRR
- a CDS encoding glucose-6-phosphate isomerase, which produces MPATTTTATTLALDTARCLSTAVHDHGLDPDVLAPGGPAAAAAVVLTQRLETSRGTGWERWRLLAEGAMREEHVKAVKAIAKKYAGQLDNVVVLGIGGSALGNIALQSALNPLTHNLAKDRTHPRLFVLDNADPIPFHQTLGFITNEDPKFDRTLFVVISKSGETAETAAQFLIVRDMLQKARGDGHVDRLIAVTDPEKGTMRRLCDAAGYETLPVPEGVGGRFSALSPVGLISCALCGIDIDALLDGAAAMEQACRSEDLHANPAAMLATVLVELGQRQGKTVHVMMPYANQLYLMADWWRQLWAESLGKIVKGVQGVTYAGFTPVKALGATDQHSQVQLYREGPNDKAIIFLEVEKFATDVAIPAGLGEDALAYLEGSSLATLLSAEKKATEFALTESRRPNLTIKFPEVTPHTVGQFMMLWQIATAYAGLMLGVDAYDQPAVELGKKATFALMGKPGFEELAERLKS
- a CDS encoding cupin domain-containing protein — protein: MTPHTLHTLADLPSDQPMPLIDRRRIMGGRMMISEVVLHPGFEVASHSHENEQMVVMLEGRAEFTIGGTEGGDGEKVIVSAGQVLELPPNLPHACRALERCRILDLFSPVSEKTGVDAGS
- a CDS encoding insulinase family protein, with the translated sequence MTTLTNPLARLAALLLAVAVAVPALSQDDQARGGPQFDPAEKLPEDPRLVRGTLDNGLEYVIVPNAEPPERVELWLHVHSGSLNEEDDQRGLAHFLEHLAFAGSTNFPPGTVRPFFENMGMSFGRHQNAVTGFDRTGYTISLPDTEPASIDAGLLFLSDVASNLLLPESGIEQERKIILEERRASLSPQQRVLYDLIERIAPESEFGRRIPIGTEEVLTTAGLEPIKRYYDTWYVPSNMTLLIVGDVMPQDLTGTIEELFDQGELVERPEPRDAGVAPTQGRRAIVASDPEETREEVAINFIGVPGGPTTTIGQYREDLVRSLATAMMNDRLGEGVQNGELTMLGGSVSTGDFAGAIQWTQATGRSENGRWKDVLKEIGREVRRATIHGFTRPELEDAKRRLLSSAERAVEGEATRPSRLLRGAVVESIASGEPFMSVAQQLELLRELLPTVTLEETNADFRDVFAFDDAVFTLQTREDENTPTESELLAAGNAALAAEPEAYRAQARAESLLDETPAPGGIAEKTTHEDTGVTSLWLENGVRVHIKRMTERQGEVLGSIHVYGGLVHEGPETRGLTDAATTALARPAGGGLSSTQIDDLTTGWKARVRGGSDADGLTVGFSTTPDELENALTLSHLLLTDPMVEDAAIEQWRRGQLRTLEMLETMPQGAALKAVIEAMYPAEDTRPGLVPKDRIEAIETAAAQAWLDEQLSGPIELAIVGDLDVDETIELVQTYLGSLESRPRVSNRTNWQARQMDRPQGPIELLKEPKVSTPQAYVIAGYYGANEWDTRDVRALRLAARVLNSRMIDRIREELGLAYSPSVSHRTARTWPGFGLLSVQTTTDPARAEELAGEVKAMYEAFASEGPTEEELAIAVEQLRNVHDETVRNPSAWLRELRTLTYLGGSLDEMAKEREALGSFTPAELRDVFARYAVEDGRMRIIVKPAEGDSAALEEEARASQGGEDGG